One genomic segment of Chloroflexota bacterium includes these proteins:
- a CDS encoding serine kinase — protein MTIGEIAKALSLSVQTASENLDTEVTGGYASDLLSCVMAKARKGNVWVTLQSHVNIVAVAALLELAGIIVTEGVSPDAATLQKANEQGIPILTTPRTTFTIVGQLSRLGIQGTE, from the coding sequence ATGACAATAGGTGAAATCGCAAAGGCGCTGTCTCTTTCCGTGCAGACGGCGAGTGAGAACTTGGACACAGAGGTAACAGGTGGGTATGCCTCTGACCTGCTCAGTTGTGTCATGGCCAAGGCGCGCAAGGGCAATGTATGGGTCACCCTGCAGTCGCATGTCAACATCGTCGCTGTGGCTGCACTCCTCGAACTAGCCGGTATTATTGTGACCGAAGGGGTATCTCCGGATGCCGCTACATTGCAGAAGGCAAATGAGCAGGGGATCCCTATACTTACCACGCCGCGCACAACGTTCACCATTGTGGGCCAATTGAGCCGGTTGGGAATCCAAGGCACAGAATAG
- a CDS encoding CBS domain-containing protein, whose amino-acid sequence MTKKVITVSPDDSMRQLKEVLRVNRISGTPVLRDGELVGIISIEDLIKALESGDIDATVGEKMSTEVQTVFADESVVQALNKFARFGFGRLPVVNRHGKLVGIVTQGDIARGLLRQLEVDYHEEEIHRYRASHIFEDITSDQTGLILRYKVKPLDFVGCGEAASKLKRALERLGAKPAVVRRIAVASYEAETNLVLHTTKGGELIAEIQPERIRIVAVDSGPGIPDIEKALQPGYSTAPDWIRELGFGAGMGLNNIQACADEMHLESKVGVGTRLEILINL is encoded by the coding sequence ATGACGAAGAAAGTCATCACCGTATCTCCCGACGATTCGATGCGTCAGTTGAAGGAGGTGCTCCGGGTCAACCGCATTTCAGGTACCCCAGTGCTGCGAGATGGCGAACTAGTTGGCATCATCAGCATCGAAGACCTGATAAAAGCCCTCGAATCTGGCGATATAGACGCTACCGTCGGCGAGAAAATGAGCACTGAAGTGCAAACGGTGTTTGCTGATGAGTCCGTCGTCCAGGCACTGAATAAATTCGCTCGCTTCGGTTTCGGACGGCTCCCCGTAGTCAATCGGCACGGAAAGTTGGTTGGTATAGTGACGCAGGGAGATATCGCGCGTGGCTTACTTCGCCAATTGGAAGTTGATTATCACGAAGAGGAAATCCATCGCTATCGGGCCAGCCACATTTTTGAGGACATCACATCTGACCAGACCGGCCTGATTTTGCGCTACAAGGTAAAGCCTTTAGACTTTGTGGGCTGTGGAGAGGCTGCCAGCAAGTTAAAGCGCGCCTTGGAACGACTGGGAGCGAAGCCCGCTGTAGTGCGTCGCATCGCCGTGGCCAGTTATGAGGCGGAGACGAACCTGGTCCTTCACACCACCAAAGGCGGGGAACTCATCGCCGAAATCCAGCCAGAAAGGATCAGGATCGTCGCGGTGGATAGTGGCCCCGGCATCCCCGACATCGAGAAAGCACTGCAGCCGGGCTATTCTACTGCCCCGGATTGGATCCGCGAACTGGGCTTTGGCGCAGGGATGGGGTTAAACAACATCCAGGCCTGTGCGGACGAGATGCATCTGGAATCAAAAGTTGGGGTGGGAACCCGCCTGGAGATCCTGATCAATCTGTGA
- a CDS encoding radical SAM protein, with product MAERARIARERLSACDLCPRDCGVNRLAGQHGFCRMGAEPVVASWNVHPWEEPPISGTRGSGTIFFTGCTARCLFCQNYPISQLGVGQQVTVERLAEMMLELQKRGCHNINFVTPTHFVPAILAALLYAVPRGFSLPLVYNSSGYESVETLRLLENVIDIYLPDAKYASDAIAHRLSRFKGYVAANRAALKELFRQVGEELVVDSDGIAQRGMIIRHMVLPERLAGTGEVLRWIAEELSPRVHISLMDQYFPAHKAVGDPVLGRKITPEEYEEAVEIALDVGLEHGWMQECVE from the coding sequence TTGGCAGAACGGGCTCGGATCGCACGCGAACGGTTGTCTGCTTGCGATCTCTGTCCCCGCGATTGTGGCGTGAATCGGCTGGCCGGCCAACATGGTTTCTGTCGCATGGGAGCCGAGCCCGTAGTCGCTTCCTGGAACGTCCATCCTTGGGAAGAGCCGCCAATTAGCGGCACACGAGGTTCGGGCACGATTTTCTTCACCGGCTGTACCGCGCGTTGCCTGTTCTGTCAGAACTACCCCATTAGCCAGCTGGGCGTCGGTCAGCAGGTCACCGTCGAGCGCTTGGCGGAGATGATGCTCGAACTACAGAAGCGCGGCTGCCATAACATCAATTTCGTAACGCCCACTCATTTCGTACCGGCGATCCTGGCTGCGCTACTCTACGCTGTGCCACGAGGCTTCTCCCTCCCTTTGGTTTACAATTCCAGCGGCTACGAGAGTGTCGAGACCCTGCGCTTATTAGAAAACGTTATAGACATCTATTTGCCTGATGCTAAGTACGCCAGCGATGCTATTGCCCACCGTCTCTCGCGCTTCAAAGGCTACGTAGCCGCCAACCGCGCCGCACTAAAGGAACTGTTCCGGCAGGTGGGCGAGGAGTTGGTCGTGGATAGCGACGGCATCGCCCAGCGAGGGATGATCATCCGCCACATGGTGCTGCCCGAGAGACTGGCCGGGACAGGTGAAGTGTTGCGCTGGATCGCGGAGGAACTATCGCCCCGAGTGCACATCAGCCTCATGGACCAGTATTTCCCGGCCCACAAGGCAGTTGGCGACCCGGTGCTGGGTCGAAAGATCACGCCAGAAGAGTATGAAGAGGCTGTGGAGATTGCCTTAGACGTTGGCCTGGAACACGGTTGGATGCAGGAATGCGTAGAGTAA
- the uvrB gene encoding excinuclease ABC subunit UvrB: MPEFKLVSDFKPTGDQPQAIAKLVEGLRRGYKHQTLLGVTGSGKTYVIANVIAQVQRPTLVLCHNKTLAAQLYSEFREFFPHNAVEYFVSYYDYYQPEAYLPRTDTYIEKDASINEEIDKLRLAATSSLLTRRDVIIVASVSCIYSIGSPDEYGQDTVKLAVGETHRRDRVLRHLTEIFYQRNDVDFGRGRFRVRGDTVDVFPAYEDTAFRIEFWGDEVQRITEIDPLTGEILTEQERIQIFPAKHFITNQERLYIALERIEKELEERLKELRDQGKLLEAQRLEQRTRYDMEMLREVGYCPGIENYSRHLSQREKGQQPWTLLDYFPEDYLLVVDESHMTIPQVRGMYNGDRSRKEVLVEYGFRLPSALDNRPLTFSEFEKHIRQVIYTSATPGPYELKHSAQVVEQIIRPTGLVDPEVIVRPTKGQIDNLLHEISLRVQRGERVLVTTLTKRMAEDLADYLQEMGVKVHYLHSEIETLERVEILRDLRTGVYDVVVGINLLREGLDLPEVSLVAILDADKEGFLRSEGSLIQTMGRAARHIHGQVILYADTMTESMKRAIEETNRRRQIQVAYNQEHGIVPASIVKEVRDLTDRLRVAAEEQAEYRVGAGIPKEELYHLIRELEKQMKTAAANLEFEKAALLRDQIFELRQTLEDKQVPEWERVRAQRWESGTRATGVMSPAQGRMRRSRR, from the coding sequence ATGCCCGAGTTCAAATTAGTGTCAGATTTCAAGCCTACCGGCGATCAACCTCAGGCTATCGCCAAATTGGTGGAGGGCTTGCGCCGGGGATACAAGCATCAGACGTTGCTCGGAGTAACCGGATCCGGCAAGACTTACGTGATCGCCAACGTCATCGCACAGGTGCAACGCCCTACGCTCGTCCTGTGTCACAATAAAACGCTGGCCGCACAACTCTACAGTGAGTTCCGCGAGTTCTTCCCCCACAATGCCGTGGAGTACTTTGTCAGTTATTACGACTACTATCAACCCGAAGCCTACCTGCCGCGCACCGATACTTATATCGAAAAAGACGCCAGCATCAACGAGGAAATCGATAAACTTCGTCTGGCGGCTACCTCTTCCCTGCTCACGCGCCGCGATGTGATTATTGTGGCCAGCGTATCTTGTATCTACAGTATCGGATCACCTGACGAATATGGTCAGGACACCGTCAAATTGGCCGTAGGTGAAACGCACCGCCGCGACCGCGTGTTACGGCATCTGACCGAGATTTTCTATCAGCGCAATGACGTGGATTTCGGGCGTGGTCGTTTCCGCGTTCGCGGTGACACAGTGGACGTTTTCCCTGCCTACGAGGATACCGCTTTCCGCATTGAATTCTGGGGCGATGAGGTGCAACGCATCACGGAGATTGACCCGCTCACCGGCGAGATACTGACCGAACAGGAGCGAATCCAAATCTTCCCTGCTAAACACTTCATCACCAACCAGGAGCGATTGTACATCGCCCTGGAGCGTATCGAGAAGGAATTAGAGGAACGGCTGAAGGAACTGCGAGACCAGGGCAAACTGCTGGAAGCCCAACGCCTGGAGCAACGCACTCGTTACGACATGGAGATGCTGCGTGAAGTAGGATACTGTCCTGGCATCGAGAACTACTCGCGCCATCTATCTCAGCGGGAGAAGGGCCAACAACCTTGGACATTGCTGGACTATTTCCCCGAGGACTATTTGCTCGTTGTGGACGAGTCGCACATGACCATTCCGCAGGTGAGGGGCATGTACAACGGCGACCGGTCACGCAAAGAAGTGTTGGTGGAATATGGTTTCCGCCTGCCCTCCGCCCTCGACAACCGCCCGCTCACCTTCAGCGAATTCGAGAAACACATTCGCCAGGTGATTTACACCTCCGCCACTCCCGGCCCTTATGAACTCAAACATTCTGCCCAGGTGGTAGAGCAAATTATCCGGCCCACTGGTCTGGTGGACCCAGAAGTGATTGTGCGCCCCACCAAAGGTCAGATAGACAACCTTCTCCACGAGATCAGCCTACGCGTACAGCGTGGCGAGCGCGTCCTGGTGACCACCCTAACGAAGCGTATGGCCGAGGATCTGGCTGATTATCTCCAAGAGATGGGCGTTAAGGTGCACTACTTGCATTCGGAAATCGAGACATTAGAACGAGTGGAGATCTTACGCGACCTGCGCACCGGTGTTTACGATGTGGTGGTGGGCATCAACCTGCTGCGTGAGGGACTTGACCTGCCCGAAGTCTCACTGGTTGCCATCTTGGATGCGGACAAAGAGGGCTTCTTGCGCTCGGAGGGCTCGCTCATTCAGACCATGGGCCGTGCGGCGCGGCACATCCACGGGCAAGTGATCCTTTACGCTGATACCATGACCGAGTCCATGAAAAGAGCTATTGAAGAGACCAACCGCCGCCGTCAAATCCAGGTGGCTTACAACCAAGAGCACGGTATCGTGCCCGCCAGTATCGTGAAGGAGGTGCGCGATCTGACCGACCGGCTACGTGTGGCTGCCGAGGAACAGGCCGAATATCGCGTTGGGGCGGGCATTCCTAAGGAGGAACTGTACCACCTGATCCGCGAATTAGAAAAACAAATGAAAACCGCCGCTGCCAACCTCGAGTTCGAGAAAGCAGCCCTCTTGCGAGATCAAATTTTCGAGTTGCGCCAGACCTTAGAAGATAAGCAAGTCCCGGAGTGGGAGCGAGTGCGAGCACAGCGGTGGGAGAGTGGCACACGCGCGACTGGTGTGATGTCCCCTGCACAAGGGAGAATGCGCAGATCACGACGGTGA
- a CDS encoding site-2 protease family protein — MANHWISEDLVSRLKAALGDIFAVEDTTIGQQPEAPIRFRGRLLVPSEQAFALISSRFRELGYTPILRRADGQDVIFAVHGVPEQSTVFSPVGALLFVLTLLSVWFVGMTWNAPPEAQDLAGIFRYPLSGLPHLITLMTILVGHELGHYFVARHFGLPVTLPYFIPLPVPPFGTMGAVIRMKSPPPNKRVMLAVGAAGPLTGILLAIPLLLIGLLRSQVQPLPTEGGYYMEGNSILYLVLKFLVFGRVLPSATEDVFIHPIAFAAWGGILVTSLNLLPAGQLDGGHIAYALFGKRARQVTWLALGLSLVLSLLWRGWLLWAALILLLGQRHAVPLDDITPLSAREKVFAAFMLLVFLLVFTPVPLVIVAESTV; from the coding sequence ATGGCCAATCATTGGATCAGCGAGGATCTCGTCTCGCGTCTGAAAGCAGCATTGGGTGATATCTTCGCCGTGGAGGATACCACAATAGGGCAGCAACCAGAGGCTCCGATCCGATTCCGTGGCCGGTTGCTTGTGCCATCTGAACAAGCCTTTGCGCTGATTTCGTCGCGGTTTCGGGAACTGGGATACACTCCCATCTTGCGCCGCGCCGATGGGCAAGATGTGATCTTCGCTGTGCATGGCGTACCCGAACAATCAACGGTCTTCAGCCCAGTGGGCGCATTGCTATTTGTTTTGACGCTACTATCGGTTTGGTTTGTGGGAATGACCTGGAATGCGCCTCCTGAGGCTCAAGATCTTGCTGGTATCTTCCGCTACCCACTTAGTGGACTACCGCATTTAATCACCCTGATGACCATCCTCGTTGGCCACGAACTAGGTCACTATTTCGTGGCCCGACACTTCGGTCTGCCGGTGACATTGCCTTACTTCATACCCCTGCCCGTACCACCTTTCGGGACAATGGGCGCAGTGATCCGCATGAAATCACCACCGCCCAATAAGCGGGTTATGTTGGCAGTTGGTGCGGCGGGCCCACTAACCGGTATCCTGCTGGCAATACCCCTGCTACTGATCGGCCTTTTGAGGTCACAGGTCCAGCCTCTCCCGACTGAGGGGGGATATTACATGGAGGGCAACTCTATCCTGTACCTCGTGCTCAAGTTCCTGGTATTTGGGCGGGTATTGCCCAGTGCTACAGAGGACGTTTTCATTCACCCGATCGCCTTCGCTGCCTGGGGTGGCATCTTGGTCACGTCGTTGAACCTGTTGCCGGCCGGGCAGTTAGATGGTGGACACATTGCCTACGCTCTTTTTGGCAAGCGAGCGCGCCAGGTAACTTGGCTGGCTTTAGGGCTGAGTCTGGTGCTCTCATTGTTGTGGAGAGGGTGGTTGTTGTGGGCAGCGCTTATCTTACTCCTTGGGCAGCGCCACGCCGTGCCACTGGATGACATCACACCTCTGTCTGCGCGGGAGAAGGTCTTCGCTGCTTTCATGTTATTGGTGTTCCTGTTGGTTTTCACGCCGGTGCCACTGGTGATAGTGGCGGAAAGCACTGTTTGA
- a CDS encoding ABC transporter substrate-binding protein: MYKRVMLLLLVLTLVGALGACAPAAPAEIKIGVNAELTGGIPVIGASCKNAAEMAVKEVNDAGGLEVGGKKYKIVLLVEDNEDKAESAAAVAQKLNTAGVLVHIGANASRNAIPASTVCEDAKLPMISPWSTNPKTTAGKKYVFRACFIDDFQGVVAAKFAINDLKANTAAVLYDVASEYNKGIAEVFKKTFEEAGKKVVAFETYTTGDKDFSAQLTKIKASGADVLFLPNYYSEVPLQVQQAHKLGYTGTIFGSDSWGNLEIIDLCGADCEGLFFTTHYAPDIATPKAQKFIKAYEATYGKTPDDVAALTYDAFGLAFQAIQAAGKIDREAVRDALASITKYEGVTGTMEFRGTGDPVKSAVIIQIKGGKFTYYTSAAP, translated from the coding sequence ATGTACAAGAGAGTTATGCTGTTGCTATTGGTTCTGACCCTGGTAGGGGCGCTTGGTGCGTGTGCTCCCGCGGCCCCGGCTGAGATCAAGATCGGCGTCAATGCCGAACTCACCGGCGGTATCCCCGTTATCGGCGCTTCTTGCAAGAATGCGGCGGAGATGGCCGTGAAGGAAGTGAATGATGCTGGCGGCCTGGAGGTTGGTGGCAAGAAGTACAAGATCGTGTTGCTGGTCGAGGACAACGAGGATAAGGCCGAGTCGGCGGCAGCAGTAGCCCAAAAATTGAACACCGCCGGGGTCCTGGTACATATTGGCGCGAACGCCAGCCGCAACGCCATCCCTGCCTCGACTGTCTGTGAAGACGCCAAATTGCCCATGATCAGCCCCTGGTCCACCAACCCCAAAACTACAGCCGGCAAGAAATACGTCTTCCGGGCCTGCTTCATTGACGATTTCCAGGGAGTGGTAGCCGCCAAGTTCGCCATCAACGATCTGAAAGCCAATACCGCCGCTGTTCTCTACGACGTGGCCAGTGAGTACAACAAGGGCATCGCCGAGGTCTTCAAGAAGACTTTCGAGGAGGCGGGCAAAAAGGTAGTGGCTTTCGAGACCTATACCACTGGCGACAAAGATTTCTCCGCCCAATTGACCAAGATCAAAGCCTCCGGTGCCGATGTCTTATTCCTGCCCAACTACTACAGTGAAGTGCCACTGCAGGTGCAACAAGCCCATAAACTGGGGTACACCGGCACCATCTTCGGCAGCGATAGCTGGGGCAACCTGGAAATCATTGACCTCTGCGGCGCCGATTGTGAGGGTCTCTTCTTCACCACCCACTATGCTCCAGACATTGCTACGCCCAAGGCGCAGAAATTCATTAAGGCCTACGAAGCGACCTATGGCAAGACCCCCGACGACGTGGCCGCTCTAACCTACGACGCCTTTGGGTTGGCTTTCCAGGCCATCCAGGCGGCAGGCAAGATTGACCGCGAGGCGGTGCGCGACGCGTTGGCCAGCATCACCAAGTATGAGGGCGTCACCGGGACAATGGAATTCAGGGGCACCGGCGATCCGGTGAAGAGCGCGGTGATCATTCAGATCAAGGGCGGTAAATTCACATATTACACCTCTGCCGCCCCATGA
- a CDS encoding branched-chain amino acid ABC transporter permease, whose product MQFIIQQVLNALQLGSVYALIALGYTMVYGILRMINFAHGDIFMVSTYLGFFAASFLLGRALHLPAAFTFVLTLVLAMIGTSLLAVLIERVAYKPLRQAPRISAVITALGVGLVLENTTLATIGPEPRILPQVIPVINLNIAGVAVSSIQIVILVISAIVMFVLDTIVRKTMTGMAMRAISFDKTVVPLMGVPMDRIISITFALGSSMAAIGGVLYGIAYMIDPYMGIRIGWWAFISAVVGGIGNIRGAMVGGYILGFVEIFVAAFFPSTYRDFVVFALLLALLVFKPTGIMGVPVVQQKV is encoded by the coding sequence GTGCAATTTATCATCCAACAAGTATTGAATGCTCTGCAATTAGGCAGTGTGTATGCGCTCATCGCTTTGGGCTATACCATGGTCTATGGCATCCTGCGCATGATCAACTTCGCTCACGGCGACATTTTCATGGTGAGCACCTACTTGGGCTTCTTCGCTGCTTCATTTTTGCTAGGGCGGGCGTTGCATTTACCTGCGGCTTTCACTTTTGTACTAACTTTGGTTCTGGCTATGATTGGCACCTCGCTTTTGGCAGTACTCATCGAGCGGGTAGCCTACAAGCCACTCCGCCAGGCCCCGCGAATCTCGGCGGTGATCACAGCCCTGGGCGTAGGTTTGGTTTTGGAGAACACGACCTTAGCTACTATCGGCCCGGAGCCGCGTATCTTACCACAGGTAATCCCAGTGATTAACCTCAACATTGCTGGAGTAGCCGTCTCCAGCATCCAGATAGTGATCCTGGTTATCTCTGCTATCGTGATGTTCGTCTTAGACACCATAGTGCGAAAGACGATGACTGGCATGGCTATGCGCGCTATTTCCTTTGATAAGACAGTGGTCCCTTTGATGGGCGTGCCCATGGATCGCATTATCTCCATCACTTTCGCACTGGGTTCTTCGATGGCCGCGATTGGTGGAGTCCTCTATGGCATCGCCTACATGATAGACCCTTATATGGGCATCCGCATTGGCTGGTGGGCCTTCATTTCTGCGGTGGTGGGAGGCATCGGCAATATCCGCGGGGCTATGGTTGGCGGCTATATATTGGGGTTCGTGGAGATCTTCGTGGCCGCCTTTTTCCCCTCCACTTACCGTGACTTTGTGGTCTTTGCTTTGCTCTTGGCTCTCCTGGTGTTCAAGCCCACAGGGATCATGGGTGTGCCGGTAGTGCAACAAAAAGTGTAG
- a CDS encoding branched-chain amino acid ABC transporter permease — MKRRWLIALVLVLIFALSILLPHFGILNLYLQQVIMYVGINIILTISLNLVNGYMGEFSVGHAGFMAIGAYVSSLLTVLVFPKPWGPFVFPLVLVLGGLAAALAGLIVAFPSFKTRGDYLAIVTLAFNMIIKSVLENIDAIGGPRGFMGMSKLTNVAWVYVWVLITIFAIRNFIFSSYGRGILSIREDEVAAELVSVNTRQAKILAFVISSFFAGIAGGLFAHVLQFINPRSFTILKSTDVLVMVYLGGIGSITGSILGASIYTVLLELLRPLQVWRWVVGPLLLVILMITRPRGIFGLREARVLIPAEEVGADAAATS; from the coding sequence ATGAAAAGACGTTGGCTAATTGCACTGGTCCTGGTGTTAATCTTTGCACTGTCCATCTTGCTCCCCCATTTTGGAATCCTGAACCTGTATCTACAGCAGGTGATTATGTATGTGGGGATTAACATCATTCTCACCATCAGCCTGAACCTGGTGAACGGTTATATGGGGGAGTTTTCGGTGGGTCATGCTGGGTTTATGGCCATTGGCGCTTACGTCTCTTCGCTGCTGACTGTGCTTGTTTTTCCCAAGCCCTGGGGGCCGTTTGTGTTCCCATTGGTATTAGTCCTGGGTGGTCTCGCTGCGGCATTGGCGGGTTTGATCGTGGCTTTTCCCTCCTTCAAAACGCGCGGCGATTACTTGGCTATCGTTACCCTGGCTTTTAACATGATCATCAAGAGCGTGCTGGAGAATATTGATGCGATCGGAGGCCCCCGTGGCTTTATGGGCATGAGCAAGTTGACCAACGTAGCGTGGGTCTATGTCTGGGTGCTCATCACCATTTTCGCCATCCGCAATTTCATATTCTCCAGTTACGGGCGGGGTATCCTTTCCATCCGCGAGGATGAAGTAGCCGCGGAGTTAGTCAGCGTGAACACGCGCCAAGCCAAGATCCTAGCCTTTGTCATCTCATCCTTCTTCGCCGGGATTGCCGGTGGACTCTTTGCCCACGTGCTGCAGTTCATCAACCCACGCAGTTTCACTATCCTGAAATCCACCGACGTTTTGGTGATGGTCTATCTGGGCGGTATTGGCAGCATCACCGGTTCCATATTGGGCGCTTCCATATATACGGTTCTGCTGGAGTTACTGCGGCCATTGCAGGTCTGGCGCTGGGTGGTAGGGCCACTTTTGCTCGTCATCCTGATGATCACGCGTCCGCGGGGTATTTTTGGACTGCGCGAGGCACGTGTGCTTATCCCTGCGGAGGAGGTGGGGGCAGATGCCGCTGCTACAAGTTAA
- a CDS encoding ABC transporter ATP-binding protein, with protein sequence MPLLQVKSLSHYFGGLKAVSNFNLNLEPGELVGIIGPNGAGKTTVFNLITGVYRPTEGQIFFNGHNLVGLQPHEIINKGIARTFQTIRLFKDLSVLDNVRIACYSKVQYTPWASFLRTRDFRAEEQRIREESLRLLDIFNLSGYAHAQAKNLPYGEQRRLEIARALATKPRLLLLDEPAAGMNPGEIKRLMELIQWIRREFDLTIILIEHQMRVVMGICERIQVLDFGETIAEGKPKEIQNHPRVLEAYLGKGVA encoded by the coding sequence ATGCCGCTGCTACAAGTTAAAAGCCTCAGCCACTATTTTGGTGGACTGAAGGCAGTCTCAAATTTCAACCTCAACTTGGAGCCTGGGGAACTGGTGGGTATCATCGGCCCCAACGGGGCGGGTAAAACCACGGTTTTTAACCTGATTACCGGCGTCTACCGACCTACTGAAGGACAGATATTTTTCAACGGGCACAATTTGGTGGGGCTACAACCCCACGAGATTATCAACAAGGGCATTGCCCGCACCTTCCAAACCATCCGCTTATTCAAAGACCTGAGCGTTCTGGATAACGTGCGCATCGCCTGTTACTCCAAGGTTCAGTATACCCCTTGGGCCTCCTTCCTCCGCACCAGGGACTTTCGCGCAGAGGAACAGAGAATCCGAGAGGAATCACTGCGTCTTTTGGATATCTTCAATCTGAGCGGTTATGCTCATGCCCAGGCCAAGAACCTGCCTTATGGGGAGCAGCGGCGCTTGGAGATCGCTCGGGCTCTGGCGACCAAACCCAGACTCCTGCTGTTAGACGAACCAGCCGCAGGGATGAACCCAGGGGAAATCAAGCGTTTGATGGAACTCATACAGTGGATTCGCCGTGAGTTTGATCTAACCATTATCCTGATCGAACATCAGATGCGGGTGGTCATGGGCATTTGTGAACGCATTCAAGTGCTGGACTTTGGCGAGACCATTGCTGAAGGCAAGCCCAAAGAAATCCAAAACCATCCCCGTGTGCTGGAAGCCTATCTCGGAAAGGGGGTGGCATGA
- a CDS encoding ABC transporter ATP-binding protein — MTLDAPLLAVQDLVVSYGNIRALRGISFEVHEGEIVTLIGANGAGKSTTLRAISGLVPIESGSITFNGKDLRAYPPHRIVELGISHAPEGRGIFGNLTVMENLKLATYARKDKDEINKDYRRVFDLFPRLEERKNQIAGTLSGGEQQMLAMGRALMTRGRLMLLDEPSMGLAPILVQEIFRILREINQSGTTILLVEQNAHMALQVATRGYVLETGTITLQGPTQELVSNPKVKEAYLGG, encoded by the coding sequence ATGACCTTAGATGCGCCCTTGCTGGCGGTCCAGGATCTGGTCGTCTCCTATGGGAATATCAGGGCCCTGCGTGGTATCTCTTTCGAAGTGCATGAGGGGGAGATTGTGACCCTCATCGGGGCCAACGGTGCGGGCAAATCCACTACTTTGCGGGCCATCTCGGGGCTCGTTCCTATCGAGAGCGGCAGTATTACGTTTAACGGCAAAGACTTGCGAGCCTATCCCCCTCACCGTATCGTCGAGTTGGGCATCTCCCACGCGCCGGAGGGCCGAGGCATTTTCGGCAACTTGACGGTGATGGAGAACCTCAAACTGGCCACTTATGCCCGCAAAGACAAGGATGAGATCAACAAAGACTACCGGCGCGTCTTCGACCTCTTCCCGCGATTGGAGGAGCGCAAGAACCAGATCGCAGGGACGCTCTCCGGCGGCGAGCAACAAATGCTCGCCATGGGCCGTGCTCTCATGACCCGTGGTCGTTTGATGCTCTTGGACGAGCCTTCCATGGGCCTGGCTCCCATCTTGGTGCAGGAAATCTTCCGCATTTTGCGGGAGATCAACCAGTCAGGCACGACCATCTTGTTGGTCGAGCAAAACGCACACATGGCTTTACAGGTAGCCACCCGTGGCTACGTCTTGGAGACGGGCACCATCACGCTTCAGGGCCCGACACAAGAACTGGTGAGCAATCCCAAGGTGAAGGAGGCGTATCTGGGAGGATAA